The sequence below is a genomic window from Pagrus major chromosome 20, Pma_NU_1.0.
ACATTTGAATCAGTGATTtcagtgaactgaactgaatctgAACTGAATCATGTGCTGACAAGtttacagacacagaaacacgcTGGTTCCCCCCCAAAGCCTGAAGCCTGGGTAAACAGGCTCAGTGAACTTGGTGTGGAAGGTGTAGATGTGACTCAGAGTGTCAGATGAGACCTTATAGTaagacagagtgccagcaggccAGTCCAGATACACTCCCAGACGGCTGAAGGGAGAAGGACGAGGTAAATCATGTCTCTGATTATCATGAAATGCAGAGAGAGATATTACTAAACCACTTAAAGCATTTCTGTATCCTAAAGACCAGGACAGTTTATTCCCTCCGAGCTTGGACTGGTCACCGTCTCCTTTCCTTGACATCCCTCTGTAGCAAACACCTGCAGCAACATTGGTCATAAAACTtttccactccacctcccagtagcAGCACCCAGTCAGCCCCTCTCTGCACAGAACCTGAGTCCAATGATCAAATCTCTGTGGGCGGTCAGGATACGACTGGTCTGCTCCATCTGTCGCCTTCTTGTTCCTCTCAGACAGAGTGAGATTGTTGTTTGCTGTGTCTGGGTCCAGAGTGAGATCACAGGCGTCTGATGGAGAGAACGAGACGTGATCACAATTCatactgaaaatacatttatggaTTATTATGAAGACATTTGAAAGGATAGGCTCAAATATTTGAACATTCAGTCACATGCTCCTACGTACTGTTCAtggacagtggtggaaagtcaATATTTCACTTTGAGATACTTTCAGTTCCAACTTAAGTTGATGATGTTTGACTGTCATGTAGCCAACAGTTACAGTGGAGCAGTCGCTGGTCATTAAACTCTCAGAGCTCAGCCTCCGTCCAGCTGTGTTcttacacatatatataaaagtatCTACTTCTGCTTCAGATGCTTTGATGATGTTTTGCTGATAACAGCTGTATAATTTTACTACAGTCAtcttttgaatgcaggactaacttgtatggagtcattttctattattgttctggtacttttacttaattaaaggatctgagtacttctttaACCACTGTGCATCCACAGTACTGTCGCTCATTTCACTTGAAGTCTATAAATCAGTTTCAGTGTCAGCGCCGAGAAAATCTGCAGGACTTTTCTAAGAAAAGCTTCAAATGAAGTCTGAGAGTAATAAAAGGAATGAGCAGTCAGGTTTCTGAAGGAGACTCATTTGTTCTTATTTGTcttacagtgaaaataaaatacttacaCCAGATTAAATCTCTTCTGTCTGTGACAGTCTCCACATCAGTGATTTTAGGGTAATCATCAGTGAGCAGAATGCCGTTCCTGTAGTGGTAGATGGTTGCTCCGGTGTATTTCTCATTTGCGATGGCCGCTACCAGGAAACagaatctgctgctgctgctcttcaaaGATTTGGCAATATCTTGGAaacatttggctttttttctcattttggttaAAACCTCATCTGAGTAGTACCATGGGACTTCATTGGTACTTCCTTTAAGTGAATCCAGGTCTTCATTGGTACTTCCTTTAAGTGAATCCAGGTCTTCATTGGTACTTCCTTTAAGTGAATCCAGGTATTTCTCCATGTCATCCAGGCCGGGGTCAGCACTCTGCAGGGAGGTGAAGACGAAGCAGAGAGCATCATCGACACCTGCAGCAAGAACCTCTCTGTCCAGCTCTGACTGATTTGGGACGATCTTTGTTCCCTCCATCATTTCCACACAGGACCTGATGACgttgatctctctctctttatgatCCAGCCACTTGTCTagtttttcatgactgaatggtGACTCGTTTCTGTCTTCAAGGAGTTTCTCTACTGAGCTCTCGTCTTCTTTTCCTTCACGGATGGAGGGAAGTTTCTTCGCCATGTTTGTCTTGAGGTTGGATACGTAACGATCACAACAGTTTTGGAACTTGTTTAACTCGTCTTGGATCTGTGGAAAATTCTCCATCACTGTGTCGTCCAGAGAATCGTTGCAcctcatttgtatttttcttaaatCTTCAAAAGCATTTTGCAGCTTCCCCACTAATCCAACACTGATCTCTCTTTTCAGCTCAGCTGCAGTCGTGTCAAAAACCTTCAGAGACATCAGCCAGACCTTCAGAGGAACAGTGTCTGTTCCTTTTTCTCCCAGCAGCTTTGGAAGCTCGACATAGGTCTTCACTGCATCTTCAAATGATGCAGGGTTGCTTTCAAGAATGAAGTCTCCGTAGAATTTGCAGGAGAATTTCTTGGTCAGGTCTTTTTCTTCATCAGTCAGTTTGATGTCAACTTTACCCTCAACATCAAATGAGGGGATCTTCTTGATCACAGCCTCCATGTGGCCCTGGATGTCCTGAACGCTGCTGTCTTCTAACTTCTcactgtcaaacacaaagaaagcatCTGCCCCATAAAGGATTCCTGTGACTACATGTGTTGCCGTGCCCTTCTTGATGACATCTATCTGTTGGGTGTTCATGGCTTCATCTTGAGTCACTGACAACTGACTGAAGTGTGTGGTAGCTTTGTACTGACACgtcactctgctctgattcTTGAATTTCTTCGTATCATTCAGATACTTGGCAGATCCTCCAACTTCAACCAGTCCACACAGGAAACTGGCCTTCAGAGAAGCTTCAATATCCAGCAGAGAGGACTTGGATTCAATGGAGTCAGATGCAGAAACTTCAAAGTTACTGGTTTGTTGAGACGTTTCAACTGTCTTCTCTTTTAGAGTTTTTTGATCCCACAATGTCAAACCTAAAGAAATTGGAAAACATCAGTTGTCTCATAAAGCAGGAAATCACTGTGGACTTGGATCTTGGATCGGGCTTCATGATGTGGTCAAAGAATCATATTTCAATTGTGACATGATTAGAGAGGTTAAAGAGAACGATCGTTTTTGGGTCAGAATTCAAATTTTCACTGaacaaactattaaaatcaggatgatgtgacatttgttggggtccaaacaaacatgaatgaGTTAATCTGAGAACTAGATTCGTGGGCCAGGGACCAGAGCAGCTTGGACATTTCCTGAACCTAGTTACAgatatactatatacagtactgttttaaatataatattagtTTATATATCGATGTCATGACTTACCTGGGATCAGTTCATCTTTGCGAGCATCATAGAGCATTCCTAGGGTGAAAGGTCGACCCAGGGCAGCGATGTTGACATCTGAGGTCATTTCTTCAATCTGTTCAAGAGACACCACAACCTTCAGGACTTCATTtacacttaaagctgctgtgatatgtttttttattgaaatcagTGTTAAATAGCTCAATATTCCAACAATAATCCCTGTTATAGGGCTCCACCTTACACTTGGTGCAAagcaagtgtcattgctagtttcagccCGActcagttgtcattttcacgcccagtgCCCACGTTgtttaaaaagcaaatgtacTTGTTCTTGTGACGTGTTGGacttaaagtgaggtgtggtcaggcgcactgatggcgggctgctatcttgaggcagcagaaagcgacgacaccacagaccaacaaaaagctggtctaaagtcaaagggCCCTATTCAGACGGTCTATAGCACACGGTGGTAGCGcgtttagggcgtgtccaagtccatttggCTCGTCAAACAGCAGATAGTCTGGGCACAAAGAGGTTGTGTTTGGTCTCTGAActagtcatgggtgtgttttgggctgaACATTAATTAAACCAATCAGAGCGTCTTCTCACACTCCCTTCAGGAGCCAGGTGAGCCAGGACCTGGAGCATCTAAACAGGCACTGGtcttatatatgtgtatatagtctttatttttatttatagttgtattttattctatatttctATTATTCTGTTGTGTATTCTATCTTTGCTGTTGTCTTGTTTCAGTATCTGTAAGCTGCTGTTACGCCTGAATTTCCGCGgtgaggatcaataaagtcttatctcTTATCTCGATGTAAAACCAGCTGCATCCAGGGTTCAAGTTACTCAGGAGCAAATAGGAGCTGAGCTCccattaaaacagtaaaattacacATATGTGTAATGAGTTAAAAGAAGCATGTGGTGTGTGCACTGTCACAccttttcttatttaaaataattaactgTTGAGCTGCTGGAGACCATGACTTGCTTGTCAGAAAGACGTCGTTGGTGTAGacacttgtcactcaaacatgtctgaccaaTGGGGAAGCACCCGCCCACTGCGGTacgtttgtgtcaaaatgatttaaacaaaaaaaaaacgatttcaaaacttttttcacttcaaatcgaaaaaaagttcaataaaaaaaaacatttcaaatgattttttttttttttttttgcatttaaacagttttttctttgattgaaaatatattttatttgattgaagcaacactcaaaaagtgttcaagtgcaattttttgagtctcaaatatttttttgcattcaaaaacattttttctatgattgaaaaggtttattttttgattgaagtgatttttttattgaaaatattttttgtttgtttgaagcaacttcttttttgattgaattataaagacacaaatgtcctacccataatatggtccaaacacaaaacaacaatacttcaatcaaaaaagttgcttcaaacaaaaaaaccttcacttctatcaaaaaaaaattttcaagcgaagaaaaacagtgttcaaatgcattttttttgagtctcaactatatttttgcattcaaacactttttttctttgattgaaatggttttttttgattgaaaatatattttttgattgaagcaaccttttttttgattgaataataaagacacaaatctaccttcataTTGTTGTGATCTATTTGACACGATTGTTGCAAGCAGTGGGCTGCTGAGTATGTGTGAAAGTCATAGACATTAACCACGTATACAAGTGAAGTCAgcaatatcccagactcccttacaaatccagtgattttaagagttaaCAGTTATGGCAAATTTTAAATCGTTGGtcccttcttgtaaattcggcattaaatgcacTACATTAAGATTGTTCCTCCCTTGTGAAAAGTGTCGCTTTGTTGCAGCATTGCTGTAAAAGCTGTGTGACTTCGTGTTTAAAGTGCATCCTggctgcttctgtgtctgaggTGAGTCTTACCTCCCAGCAGCtctttgaacacactgtttctaCTGATTTCAGCATTTACACCAAATTAATGAACACATGAcagcaaacatgtcaaattatACAAATCCAGTAAACATGAACTAGTAGGCTACTTCTTTGGGGGGaaaagaaagtggagaaagtcaccagactcccttaaaaaaacgctcaattttAAGACTTGTTCATTAGAAGGATctgtataaactttgtgaaacgctgtctgcAACACATTCTTATCTATTTGGGCTTACTTGTTCATTCGGCAAATATTTAACatgaatatatttctttatttgtgtaataaaatgttctgtttccGTTTGCTCCACTGATAGAAGAAGTCTAAACACATATCTGTTTCTGTCACCCATCAGCCCAGTTTGTCCTCACCTGGTGAAGTTGTGCAGATCAGCTGAGTCGTGTCTGAGTCTTCTCCACTTCCAACTGGAGCTGCTTGTCCGATGATTTCTGGTTCTGGTGGGCTACTTATATATTGTAAGATACTCTCTTCCACCGACTCCTCCCATGACAAACCTtgacatattatttatttacgtAACCGACTTCAGGATTGAGACGTGTAGTCAGGTGATAATGTTGTTCTTGAAAGAATGGGGAAATAAAGAGACGAGTAACTTAGTGTGCTGCCTTCTCTCACTCCTGCCAGACTTTTCCTGAACCCCAGTATGtgttttaactgtattttttatgCACATACCGCTTCATAAATCTGGTCTCAGTTACACAAtctcaaaacaataaaacagtctCAAATAAAAATGACCATTCATATATTAAAAGTGACGCCGCAACAAACTTCGTAGCCTCGTAACCCtcgttttctttgttttgttgataaATGTGGTGATTCAAAttagaacaaacaaacaaacacttatcACTATATCAGAACTAACCATAAAAAACGACTGCCATGTTTGTGATCAATCAAAGTGTATTTGTCACAGCCACAGGCCTTTCTCTGTTAGAAATAAAATCATCATGCTTCGGTACCACTACACTAACTCTG
It includes:
- the LOC141015854 gene encoding stonustoxin subunit alpha-like; translated protein: MTSDVNIAALGRPFTLGMLYDARKDELIPGLTLWDQKTLKEKTVETSQQTSNFEVSASDSIESKSSLLDIEASLKASFLCGLVEVGGSAKYLNDTKKFKNQSRVTCQYKATTHFSQLSVTQDEAMNTQQIDVIKKGTATHVVTGILYGADAFFVFDSEKLEDSSVQDIQGHMEAVIKKIPSFDVEGKVDIKLTDEEKDLTKKFSCKFYGDFILESNPASFEDAVKTYVELPKLLGEKGTDTVPLKVWLMSLKVFDTTAAELKREISVGLVGKLQNAFEDLRKIQMRCNDSLDDTVMENFPQIQDELNKFQNCCDRYVSNLKTNMAKKLPSIREGKEDESSVEKLLEDRNESPFSHEKLDKWLDHKEREINVIRSCVEMMEGTKIVPNQSELDREVLAAGVDDALCFVFTSLQSADPGLDDMEKYLDSLKGSTNEDLDSLKGSTNEDLDSLKGSTNEVPWYYSDEVLTKMRKKAKCFQDIAKSLKSSSSRFCFLVAAIANEKYTGATIYHYRNGILLTDDYPKITDVETVTDRRDLIWYACDLTLDPDTANNNLTLSERNKKATDGADQSYPDRPQRFDHWTQVLCREGLTGCCYWEVEWKSFMTNVAAGVCYRGMSRKGDGDQSKLGGNKLSWSLGYRNALSGLVISLSAFHDNQRHDLPRPSPFSRLGVYLDWPAGTLSYYKVSSDTLSHIYTFHTKFTEPVYPGFRLWGGTSVFLCL